One part of the Anopheles merus strain MAF chromosome 3L, AmerM5.1, whole genome shotgun sequence genome encodes these proteins:
- the LOC121600661 gene encoding kielin/chordin-like protein isoform X2, whose amino-acid sequence MASSRRPVQTMALVVFVIASLLATSCTADESVTDLATRCQSVQCPTSCPPDSYLQSPLDLGYADEYDESDSNEREKRAIAMNTNAHGPIKIIPSALQFPYANSVQRLHRHLAKRDTIETPFAAQTDYAELQQLCCPRCTCLPCPEQPVCPPDTKPLIVDQQEPQHGQPGNCCPAVHCQPEPVMCFSSTHRTSFPANATWQEDACTVCRCEAGEPKCQTSLCKPLNCEHKLVLPNVCCPVCDPAKSIFCEEHNCAIWCKYGYERRADGCALCKCLTSPLPATPIEVASTTARTSQDEPSRTVDGHAGDALQDGKQETADRTDGWFNDLRIVLLLLGAVLLLLVIVTLLYRQVTIESVKKWLKLLFRCNQLPQRKTAYNRVSSTAPPIAPTPAPTANDSSMA is encoded by the coding sequence ATCTCGCAACGCGTTGCCAAAGCGTGCAGTGTCCGACGAGCTGCCCACCGGACAGCTACCTGCAGAGCCCGCTCGATCTCGGTTACGCCGACGAGTACGATGAGTCCGACTCGAATGAGCGCGAAAAGCGCGCGATCGCCATGAACACCAATGCGCACGGGCCGATCAAGATCATCCCGAGTGCGCTGCAGTTCCCGTACGCCAACAGTGTCCAGCGACTCCATCGGCATCTGGCCAAGCGAGACACGATCGAAACGCCCTTCGCCGCCCAAACCGACTACGCCGAGCTGCAGCAACTCTGCTGCCCACGGTGCACCTGTCTGCCCTGCCCGGAGCAACCGGTCTGTCCGCCCGACACCAAACCACTGATCGTGGACCAGCAGGAACCCCAGCACGGACAGCCGGGCAACTGCTGCCCGGCCGTACACTGTCAGCCCGAACCGGTCATGTGCTTCTCGAGCACGCATCGCACCTCCTTCCCGGCCAATGCCACCTGGCAGGAGGATGCGTGCACCGTTTGCCGGTGCGAGGCCGGTGAGCCCAAGTGTCAGACTTCGCTCTGCAAACCACTGAACTGCGAGCACAAGCTGGTGCTGCCGAACGTGTGCTGCCCGGTGTGCGATCCGGCCAAGTCCATCTTCTGCGAGGAGCACAACTGTGCGATCTGGTGCAAGTACGGGTACGAACGGCGCGCCGATGGCTGTGCGCTGTGCAAGTGTCTCACGTCGCCGCTGCCTGCAACGCCGATCGAGGTCGCGAGTACTACCGCCAGGACGAGCCAGGACGAGCCGAGCCGCACGGTCGACGGTCACGCTGGGGACGCTTTGCAGGACGGCAAACAGGAAACGGCGGACCGGACGGATGGTTGGTTCAATGATTTGCGcattgtgttgctgctgctcggtgccgtgctgctgctgctcgtgatCGTTACCCTGCTCTATCGGCAGGTCACCATCGAGAGCGTGAAGAAGTGGCTCAAGCTGCTGTTCCGCTGCAACCAGCTGCCGCAGCGCAAAACGGCCTACAACCGGGTGTCCAGTACGGCGCCACCGATCGCGCCTACTCCTGCTCCGACCGCGAATGACAGCAGTATGGCCTAA
- the LOC121600662 gene encoding peritrophin-1-like — protein sequence MKFPLVIACVGLLVLSVSVHSAQAQQELDCNDPNNVGIFLPHPTDCKKYLNCWQGLLIEGSCPLGLYFDLERQVCEAEARVRCKMSVSAP from the coding sequence ATGAAGTTCCCCTTAGTGATCGCGTGTGTGGGTTTGCTGGTGCTGTCCGTCAGCGTACATTCTGCCCAGGCCCAGCAGGAACTGGACTGCAACGATCCAAACAACGTCGGCATCTTTCTGCCCCACCCGACCGACTGCAAGAAGTATCTGAACTGCTGGCAGGGTCTGCTGATCGAAGGTAGCTGCCCGCTGGGACTTTACTTTGACCTGGAGCGGCAAGTTTGTGAAGCCGAAGCCCGAGTACGGTGTAAAATGAGCGTCAGCGCCCCGTAG
- the LOC121600661 gene encoding uncharacterized protein LOC121600661 isoform X1: MQKNIPISSKFLSFSMYSSFPRDDATCPFFHQKPTPTNQYLICILHTCRLIHPAQRQQRKNNHLATRCQSVQCPTSCPPDSYLQSPLDLGYADEYDESDSNEREKRAIAMNTNAHGPIKIIPSALQFPYANSVQRLHRHLAKRDTIETPFAAQTDYAELQQLCCPRCTCLPCPEQPVCPPDTKPLIVDQQEPQHGQPGNCCPAVHCQPEPVMCFSSTHRTSFPANATWQEDACTVCRCEAGEPKCQTSLCKPLNCEHKLVLPNVCCPVCDPAKSIFCEEHNCAIWCKYGYERRADGCALCKCLTSPLPATPIEVASTTARTSQDEPSRTVDGHAGDALQDGKQETADRTDGWFNDLRIVLLLLGAVLLLLVIVTLLYRQVTIESVKKWLKLLFRCNQLPQRKTAYNRVSSTAPPIAPTPAPTANDSSMA, translated from the exons ATGCAGAAAAATATTCCAATTTCTTCTAAATTCCTATCGTTTTCAATGTATTCTAGCTTTCCGAGAGACGACGCAACATGTCCCTTCTTCCATCAAAAACCCACTCCAACGAATCAATATTTAATCTGCATTCTCCATACCTGCAGATTGATCCATCCAGCTCAACGACAGCAAAGGAAGAACAACC ATCTCGCAACGCGTTGCCAAAGCGTGCAGTGTCCGACGAGCTGCCCACCGGACAGCTACCTGCAGAGCCCGCTCGATCTCGGTTACGCCGACGAGTACGATGAGTCCGACTCGAATGAGCGCGAAAAGCGCGCGATCGCCATGAACACCAATGCGCACGGGCCGATCAAGATCATCCCGAGTGCGCTGCAGTTCCCGTACGCCAACAGTGTCCAGCGACTCCATCGGCATCTGGCCAAGCGAGACACGATCGAAACGCCCTTCGCCGCCCAAACCGACTACGCCGAGCTGCAGCAACTCTGCTGCCCACGGTGCACCTGTCTGCCCTGCCCGGAGCAACCGGTCTGTCCGCCCGACACCAAACCACTGATCGTGGACCAGCAGGAACCCCAGCACGGACAGCCGGGCAACTGCTGCCCGGCCGTACACTGTCAGCCCGAACCGGTCATGTGCTTCTCGAGCACGCATCGCACCTCCTTCCCGGCCAATGCCACCTGGCAGGAGGATGCGTGCACCGTTTGCCGGTGCGAGGCCGGTGAGCCCAAGTGTCAGACTTCGCTCTGCAAACCACTGAACTGCGAGCACAAGCTGGTGCTGCCGAACGTGTGCTGCCCGGTGTGCGATCCGGCCAAGTCCATCTTCTGCGAGGAGCACAACTGTGCGATCTGGTGCAAGTACGGGTACGAACGGCGCGCCGATGGCTGTGCGCTGTGCAAGTGTCTCACGTCGCCGCTGCCTGCAACGCCGATCGAGGTCGCGAGTACTACCGCCAGGACGAGCCAGGACGAGCCGAGCCGCACGGTCGACGGTCACGCTGGGGACGCTTTGCAGGACGGCAAACAGGAAACGGCGGACCGGACGGATGGTTGGTTCAATGATTTGCGcattgtgttgctgctgctcggtgccgtgctgctgctgctcgtgatCGTTACCCTGCTCTATCGGCAGGTCACCATCGAGAGCGTGAAGAAGTGGCTCAAGCTGCTGTTCCGCTGCAACCAGCTGCCGCAGCGCAAAACGGCCTACAACCGGGTGTCCAGTACGGCGCCACCGATCGCGCCTACTCCTGCTCCGACCGCGAATGACAGCAGTATGGCCTAA